A genomic segment from Candidatus Thioglobus sp. encodes:
- a CDS encoding rhodanese-like domain-containing protein has translation MKKIAILLISLLPLMVSAEGEKTKQVFISPGFFSLNVIHNEKTIKLLRVQDQDNELSDFYLKTARGKIQPMHPFAPHLVETIGELEMINYVRLKSEGDDSIVVIDTRTPNWVTITGGIPSAVNIPYTLFTKKDKALEIMEDQLGVQVDDVFDFTYAKTLVMYCNGIWCGQTPTAVKALLRYGYPAAKIKYFRGGMQNWKSLGLTTVKL, from the coding sequence ATGAAAAAAATAGCGATTTTATTAATAAGTTTACTGCCACTAATGGTCAGCGCTGAAGGCGAAAAAACCAAGCAAGTATTTATATCACCAGGATTTTTTTCACTTAATGTTATTCATAATGAAAAAACCATTAAATTACTCCGAGTTCAGGATCAAGATAATGAGCTTTCTGATTTTTATTTAAAAACAGCTCGTGGCAAAATCCAGCCGATGCATCCATTTGCACCACACTTGGTCGAGACAATTGGTGAGCTTGAAATGATTAATTATGTCAGACTAAAATCAGAAGGTGATGATTCAATCGTTGTAATCGACACACGCACCCCTAACTGGGTAACTATTACTGGCGGAATACCGAGTGCTGTTAATATTCCTTATACTTTGTTTACGAAAAAAGACAAAGCCTTAGAAATTATGGAAGATCAGCTTGGTGTTCAAGTGGACGACGTATTTGACTTTACCTATGCTAAAACTTTAGTGATGTATTGTAATGGCATCTGGTGTGGACAAACCCCAACGGCTGTTAAAGCTTTATTAAGATATGGCTATCCAGCTGCGAAAATTAAATATTTCCGTGGTGGTATGCAAAACTGGAAATCTTTAGGATTGACAACTGTCAAGCTATAA
- the prmC gene encoding peptide chain release factor N(5)-glutamine methyltransferase, which translates to MKTVQDYLKSGAIDVAPLLSLVLEKSGAEIILNHDYALSFNERSRLESLLLKRQQGMPFAYLSGCRGFYHLDFKVTPDTLIPRPETELLIDIALETFPDKTKPCHLLDLGTGSGIIAITLKDKNPHWQVSATDFSNKALEVARSNATSQIEFLQGSWFEPVINQSFDLIISNPPYIEENDAYLDDLSFEPICALTAGKDGLDDIRIIIDQAPDHLGENGFLLLEHGHDQQDRIVKLLKRKFNNIQTFKDYNHKDRAILAQCK; encoded by the coding sequence TTGAAAACTGTCCAAGATTACCTTAAAAGTGGTGCGATTGATGTCGCGCCACTTTTATCTTTGGTGCTTGAAAAAAGTGGTGCCGAGATTATTTTAAACCATGATTATGCACTCAGTTTTAATGAAAGATCTCGCTTAGAAAGTCTTCTCTTAAAAAGACAGCAAGGTATGCCTTTTGCGTATTTAAGTGGATGTCGAGGCTTTTATCATTTGGATTTTAAAGTGACGCCTGACACACTCATTCCGCGTCCAGAAACTGAGCTACTTATTGATATTGCACTCGAAACATTCCCTGACAAGACCAAACCTTGTCATTTACTAGATTTGGGCACAGGTAGTGGCATTATTGCCATTACTTTAAAGGATAAAAATCCTCATTGGCAAGTCAGTGCAACTGACTTTTCTAATAAAGCACTCGAAGTAGCCAGATCTAATGCAACTAGTCAGATTGAATTTTTACAGGGTAGTTGGTTTGAGCCAGTTATTAATCAGTCTTTTGATTTAATTATATCTAATCCACCTTATATCGAAGAAAACGACGCCTATCTTGATGATTTAAGCTTTGAGCCGATTTGTGCACTTACGGCAGGAAAAGATGGACTAGATGATATTAGAATTATTATTGATCAAGCACCTGATCATCTTGGGGAAAATGGCTTTTTATTATTAGAGCATGGGCATGACCAGCAAGACAGAATTGTTAAATTACTAAAAAGAAAGTTTAATAATATACAAACTTTTAAAGATTACAATCATAAAGACCGCGCTATTTTG